One segment of Odontesthes bonariensis isolate fOdoBon6 chromosome 1, fOdoBon6.hap1, whole genome shotgun sequence DNA contains the following:
- the tgfbrap1 gene encoding transforming growth factor-beta receptor-associated protein 1 homolog encodes MSVKAFELVPAVERDLLMGDKARINIECIECCGKHLYVGTNDCFIHHFLLDEVTSSKGKLSYSSQKLLHKYLGLKKPVAELRAASALERLIVLCDAIVFLVDMVTLETVPSAAGGGVKIRGVTAFCINENPVSGDPFCVEIGVLSSKRRTVQIYMVYEDRVQLVKEVSTPEQPCAVSLDGYFLCLALATQYMILNYNTGTSQDLFPYNSEERTPIVKRISREEFLLAAPGGLGMFANAEGISQRAPVSWSESVIAAAVSFPYVVALDENFITIHSMLDQQLKQTLSFRDGHVLQDFEGKVMLASTKAVYILVPLPLERQIQDLLASRRVEEALVLTEGAQRNIPKDKFQILHKRILQQAGFIQFGQLQFLEAKEHFRKGQLDVRELISLYPLLLPASSSFTRCHPPLHEFADLNHLAQGDQEKVLRCKRFLISYLGEVRSTEVVNGCREDVDTALLKLYAEQDHESLLDLLASDNACVLADSIPWLEKYHKYFALGLLYHYHSQDSAALQLWIRVADGDLQDSTRSDLFEYLVDFLCSSSNLELVWKYADWALRKDPTMGVRIFTKRPADKDGSEPNPGDVVTYLGKHNQALLLYLEHLVLERRTQKEKFHTHLAVLYLEKVLSLLSKSATGEEQLNRARERLQALLRESNLYRVQFLLGKMESCEQLLLERATLHGKLEEHDKALHILVHELRDFPSAEAFCTWASSSRDSAYQRQLFHLLLGVYLDENPPGKGQAARGGGGELEMAAVDLLNRHGEVFDPIRVLRMLPEGWSLQLLRPFLNRAIRANMHACRTSQIAVGLAHSENLQLLHDRLKERKKPIFVSEKKGCHLCHNTFSEPAVVCLPGGVPVHTHCVAQRVRDSPTKRQLTNSSNHT; translated from the exons ATGAGTGTGAAAGCTTTTGAGCTTGTCCCCGCTGTGGAGCGAGATCTCCTCATGGGCGACAAAGCTCGCATCAACATTGAGTGCATTGAATGCTGTGGAAAGCACCTGTACGTGGGCACCAATGACTGCTTCATCCACCACTTTCTGCTGGATGAGGTCACCTCGTCCAAAGGGAAACTGAGTTACTCGTCCCAGAAACTGCTGCACAAATACCTTGGCCTCAAGAAACCAGTCGCTGAGCTCCGGGCTGCTTCTGCTTTGGAGCGTCTGATAGTGCTTTGCGATGCCATAGTGTTCCTTGTTGACATGGTGACGCTGGAGACTGTGCCTTCGGCGGCAGGGGGTGGAGTCAAGATCAGAGGTGTGACTGCGTTCTGTATAAATGAGAACCCAGTGAGTGGGGATCCGTTTTGTGTGGAAATCGGTGTACTCTCTTCCAAGAGACGGACGGTTCAGATTTACATGGTGTACGAGGACAGAGTACAGCTGGTCAAAGAGGTGAGCACTCCCGAGCAGCCCTGTGCCGTCAGCCTTGACGGCTACTTCTTGTGCCTGGCCCTCGCGACACAGTACATGATCCTGAACTACAACACAGGAACCTCACAAGACCTCTTCCCCTACAACAGCGAGGAGAGGACACCCATTGTGAAGAGGATCAGCAGGGAAGAGTTCCTCCTAGCAGCACCTGGTGGTTTGG GAATGTTTGCCAATGCTGAAGGGATATCTCAGCGGGCTCCAGTCAGCTGGTCAGAGAGCGTCATCGCTGCCGCTGTGTCTTTTCCGTACGTGGTGGCTTTGGATGAGAACTTCATCACCATCCACAGCATGCTGGACCAACAGCTGAAACAGACCCTTTCATTCAGGGATGGACACGTTCTGCAAGATTTCGAAG GAAAGGTCATGCTGGCTTCCACGAAGGCTGTGTACATTCTGGTGCCTCTGCCGCTCGAGAGACAGATCCAAGACTTGCTGGCCAGCCGTAGAGTGGAGGAGGCTCTCGTCCTCACAGAGGGAGCACAGAGAAATATTCCCAAAGACAAGTTCCAG ATTTTGCACAAAAGAATCCTCCAGCAGGCTGGTTTCATACAGTTCGGTCAGCTTCAGTTTCTGGAAGCGAAAGAACACTTCAG GAAGGGTCAGCTGGACGTGCGGGAGCTGATATCTCTCTACCCGCTCCTGCTTCCGGCCTCCTCGTCGTTCACGCGCTGTCATCCGCCCCTCCATGAGTTTGCAGATCTCAACCATTTAGCACAGGGTGACCAAGAAAAAGTGCTGCGATGCAAGAGATTCCTCATTAGTTATTTAGGAGAG GTACGAAGCACAGAGGTGGTGAACGGCTGCAGAGAAGACGTGGACACGGCGCTGTTGAAGCTCTATGCTGAGCAGGATCACGAGAGCCTTTTAGACCTCCTAGCTTCAGACAATGCCTGCGTGCTAGCAGACAGCATCCCGTGGCTGGAGAAATATCACAA ATATTTTGCACTTGGGCTGCTCTATCATTATCACAGTCAGGATTCAGCTGCCCTTCAG TTGTGGATCCGAGTGGCAGATGGGGATCTGCAGGACTCGACACGATCTGACCTTTTTGAGTACCTTGTGGACTTTCTCTGCTCCTCCTCCAATCTGGAGCTCGTATGGAAGTACGCAGACTGGGCCTTGCGGAAGGATCCCACC ATGGGTGTTCGCATTTTTACAAAGAGGCCTGCTGATAAAGATGGTTCAGAGCCGAACCCTGGCGATGTCGTCACCTACCTGGGGAAGCACAACCAGGCGCTGCTTCTTTACTTGGAGCACCTTGTGCTGGAGAGAAGAACACAG aAGGAAAAGTTCCACACACATCTGGCTGTGTTGTACCTGGAGAAGGTCTTATCACTACTGTCAAAGTCGGCAACAGGTGAAGAGCAGCTGAACAGAGCTAGAGAGAGGCTCCAGGCCTTGCTCAGGGAGTCCAATTTATACCGTGTGCAGTTTCTTTTAG GTAAAATGGAGAGCTGTGAACAACTACTGCTAGAACGTGCAACACTACATGGAAAATTAGAGGAACACGACAAAGCACTGCACATACTGGTGCACGAGCTCAGAGACTTCCCGTCCGCTGAGGCCTTCTGTACATGGGCCTCTTCTAGTCGAGATTCTGCGTACCAACGGCAGCTCTTTCACCTGCTTTTGGGGGTGTATCTGGATGAGAATCCTCCTGGGAAAGGTCAGGCGGCACGCGGTGGTGGTGGGGAGCTGGAAATGGCGGCTGTGGACCTCTTAAATCGGCACGGGGAGGTGTTTGATCCCATCCGTGTCCTACGAATGCTCCCAGAAGGCTGGTCACTACAGCTGCTGCGACCTTTTTTAAATCGAGCCATTAGGGCCAATATGCACGCCTGCCGCACGTCACAGATTGCTGTGGGCCTCGCACACTCTGAAAACCTTCAGCTGCTGCATGACAGG TTGAAAGAGCGTAAGAAACCCATCTTTGTGTCCGAGAAGAAGGGATGCCACCTTTGCCACAACACCTTCAGTGAGCCGGCCGTGGTGTGTCTGCCGGGAGGAGTGCCTGTCCACACTCACTGTGTTGCACAGAGAGTAAGAGACTCCCCCACAAAGAGACAGTTGACTAATAGCAGTAACCATACGTGA